One Desulfovibrio aminophilus DSM 12254 DNA segment encodes these proteins:
- the speA gene encoding biosynthetic arginine decarboxylase, which translates to MVKKDTLERWNAEKSAELYNIRNWSAGYFDVSREGHVVITPSLDNKKVRVSIPRVIKGLRERGLDMPVLLRVENILDSQISHLHEAFRAAMERLSYRNVFRGVFPIKVNQQEQVIEEITRHGGRHHHGLEAGSKAELIAALGMLRDPEACLVCNGYKDEEFIDLGLHARKMGFNIFFVLEMPSELELILERSRALGVEPMLGARMKLAAKAGGHWTDSGGDRSIFGLDTAQLVQVVDRLRSEGMLHCLRLLHYHLGSQIPNIRDIRAAVIEASRVYSGLVDEGAAMGYLDLGGGLAVDYDGSHTNFINSRNYTLDEYCADVVEAVMQTLDEKGVEHPVIITESGRALVAYYSVLLFNILDSARFEAQPLPKALPEGTPTLIENLYDAAKSMSVRNVQESLNDAVYYRDEIRGLFRHGHVSLRQRALAETIFWHMVNRAAVLLKQFKQMPPELDDLDEAISDIYYANMSVFQSVPDSWAIGHVFPIMPVHRLEEMPTRRAILADITCDCDGKIDRFIDPHGVAKALPVHELKDSEEYYLGVFLVGAYQETLGDLHNLLGDTNVVSIRVHEDGAFDFVREAEGDTVADVLSYVEFNPKRLLTRFRETAERGVREGRITARERREIMCAFEDGLRGYTYYER; encoded by the coding sequence ATGGTCAAAAAGGACACCCTGGAGCGCTGGAACGCGGAAAAATCCGCCGAGCTCTACAACATCCGCAACTGGAGCGCGGGCTATTTCGACGTCTCCCGCGAGGGGCACGTCGTCATCACCCCGTCCCTGGACAACAAGAAGGTCCGCGTCTCCATCCCCCGCGTCATCAAGGGCCTGCGCGAACGCGGCCTGGACATGCCCGTGCTCCTGCGCGTGGAGAACATCCTGGACTCCCAGATCTCCCACCTGCACGAGGCCTTCCGCGCGGCCATGGAACGGCTCTCCTACCGCAACGTGTTCCGGGGCGTGTTCCCCATCAAGGTGAACCAGCAGGAGCAGGTCATCGAGGAGATCACCCGCCACGGCGGTCGCCACCACCACGGCCTGGAGGCGGGCTCCAAGGCCGAACTCATCGCGGCCCTGGGCATGCTCCGCGACCCCGAGGCCTGCCTCGTCTGCAACGGCTACAAGGACGAAGAGTTCATCGACCTGGGCCTGCACGCCCGCAAGATGGGCTTCAACATCTTCTTCGTCCTGGAGATGCCCTCGGAGCTGGAACTCATCCTGGAGCGCTCCCGGGCCCTGGGCGTGGAGCCCATGCTCGGCGCGCGCATGAAGCTGGCGGCCAAGGCCGGCGGCCATTGGACCGACTCCGGCGGCGACCGCTCCATCTTCGGCCTGGACACGGCCCAACTCGTCCAGGTGGTGGACCGCCTGCGGTCCGAGGGAATGCTCCACTGCCTGCGCCTGCTCCACTATCACCTGGGCTCCCAGATCCCGAACATCCGGGACATCCGCGCGGCGGTCATCGAGGCCAGCCGGGTCTACTCCGGCCTGGTGGACGAGGGCGCGGCCATGGGCTACCTGGACCTCGGCGGCGGTCTGGCCGTGGACTACGACGGCTCGCACACCAACTTCATCAACTCCCGCAACTACACCCTGGACGAGTACTGCGCCGACGTGGTCGAGGCGGTCATGCAGACGCTGGATGAGAAGGGCGTGGAGCATCCGGTGATCATCACCGAGTCCGGCCGCGCCCTGGTGGCCTACTACTCGGTGCTGCTCTTCAACATCCTGGACTCCGCGCGCTTCGAAGCCCAGCCCCTGCCCAAGGCCCTGCCCGAGGGCACCCCGACGCTCATCGAGAACCTCTACGACGCGGCCAAATCCATGAGCGTGCGCAACGTGCAGGAGAGCCTCAACGACGCGGTTTACTACCGCGACGAAATCCGCGGGCTCTTCCGCCACGGCCACGTGAGCCTGCGCCAGCGAGCCCTGGCCGAGACCATCTTCTGGCACATGGTCAACCGGGCCGCCGTGCTCCTCAAGCAGTTCAAGCAGATGCCGCCGGAACTGGACGACCTGGACGAGGCCATCTCCGACATCTATTATGCCAACATGAGCGTGTTCCAGTCCGTGCCGGACTCCTGGGCCATCGGCCACGTCTTCCCGATCATGCCGGTGCATCGTCTGGAGGAGATGCCCACGCGCCGGGCCATCCTGGCCGACATCACCTGCGACTGCGACGGCAAGATAGACCGCTTCATCGACCCTCACGGCGTGGCCAAGGCCCTGCCGGTGCATGAGTTGAAGGACAGCGAGGAGTACTACCTCGGCGTGTTCCTCGTCGGGGCCTACCAGGAAACCCTGGGCGACCTGCACAACCTCCTCGGCGACACCAACGTGGTCTCCATCCGGGTCCACGAGGACGGGGCCTTCGACTTCGTACGCGAGGCCGAGGGCGACACCGTGGCCGACGTGCTCTCCTACGTGGAGTTCAACCCCAAGCGCCTGCTCACACGCTTCCGAGAGACCGCCGAACGCGGGGTGCGCGAGGGTCGCATCACCGCCCGCGAACGCCGCGAGATCATGTGCGCCTTCGAGGACGGGCTGCGCGGCTACACCTACTACGAACGCTGA
- the nspC gene encoding carboxynorspermidine decarboxylase, with product MSDAPGFDPRAVPSPCFLVDAARLRANAAILERVRAATGCRILLALKAFAMWSAFGHLRWALDGVCASSPNEARLGREEFGGEVHAFAAAYSPASLAEIVRHADHVVFNSLGQLERLRPVIETAPRRVGLALRVHPGRSEGHTPIYDPCAPGSRLGILREELGDSLPEGVEGLHFHALCQHGADALERILAAFEERFARFLPGLSYVNFGGGHHITRPGYDLGLLTRLIRDFQERHGLRVYLEPGEAAALDAGFLVAEVLDVVERGTPQAILDTAVPCHMPDVLEMPYRPHIVGSGLPGEKPFTYRLGGVSCLAGDVAGDYSFDRPLAVGDRLVFTDMAIYSMVKTNTFNGVDLPAILLLEPGEAKPHLVRSFGYPDFKERLS from the coding sequence GTGAGCGACGCTCCGGGATTCGACCCCCGGGCCGTGCCGAGCCCCTGCTTCCTGGTGGACGCCGCCCGGCTGCGGGCCAACGCGGCCATCCTGGAACGGGTGCGCGCGGCCACGGGCTGCCGCATCCTGTTGGCCCTGAAGGCCTTCGCCATGTGGAGCGCCTTCGGCCACCTGCGCTGGGCCCTGGACGGGGTCTGCGCCAGCTCGCCCAACGAGGCCCGCCTGGGCCGCGAGGAGTTCGGCGGCGAGGTGCACGCCTTCGCCGCCGCTTACTCCCCCGCCAGTCTGGCCGAGATCGTCCGCCATGCGGACCATGTGGTCTTCAACTCCCTGGGCCAATTGGAGCGGCTGCGTCCGGTGATCGAGACCGCGCCGCGCCGCGTGGGCCTGGCCTTGCGGGTGCATCCCGGCCGCTCCGAGGGCCACACCCCGATCTACGACCCCTGCGCCCCGGGCTCGCGTCTGGGCATCCTGCGCGAAGAACTGGGCGACAGCCTGCCCGAGGGAGTCGAGGGCCTGCACTTCCACGCCCTCTGCCAGCACGGGGCCGACGCCCTGGAGCGCATCCTGGCGGCCTTCGAGGAGCGCTTCGCCCGCTTCCTGCCCGGCCTGTCCTACGTGAACTTCGGCGGCGGCCACCACATCACCCGGCCGGGCTACGACCTCGGCCTGCTGACCCGCCTCATCCGCGACTTCCAGGAGCGCCACGGGCTGCGGGTCTACCTGGAACCGGGCGAAGCCGCGGCCCTGGACGCGGGCTTCCTGGTGGCCGAGGTGCTGGACGTGGTGGAGCGCGGAACACCCCAGGCCATCCTGGACACGGCCGTGCCCTGCCACATGCCGGACGTCCTGGAGATGCCCTACCGGCCGCACATCGTGGGTTCGGGACTGCCCGGCGAGAAGCCCTTCACCTACCGTCTGGGCGGAGTCTCCTGCCTGGCCGGGGACGTGGCCGGGGACTACTCCTTCGACCGGCCCCTGGCCGTGGGCGACCGGCTCGTGTTCACGGACATGGCCATCTACTCCATGGTCAAGACGAACACCTTCAACGGCGTGGACCTGCCCGCCATCCTGCTCCTGGAGCCGGGCGAGGCCAAGCCGCACCTCGTCAGAAGCTTCGGCTACCCGGATTTCAAGGAACGCCTTTCCTGA
- a CDS encoding saccharopine dehydrogenase family protein, whose product MSKVLIIGAGGVGRVVAHKCAQAPEIFSDILLASRTKSKCDAIARELPRPIHTAGVDADDVPELVALIKDFQPKLVLNVALPYQDLHIMDACLETGVDYLDTANYEPPDVAKFEYKWQWAYQERFEKAGIMALLGSGFDPGVTNVFTAYARKHHFRRMDTLDIIDCNAGDHGQHFATNFNPEINIREVTARGRYYEHGEWVETDPLSFSWTYDFPEGIGKKKCLLMYHEELESLVRHFPEIKRARFWMTFSENYLKHLQVLENVGMTRIDPVDYRGQQIVPLQFLKAVLPDPGSLGPLTKGRTCIGCVIRGEANDGGQKSYYIYQICDHEEAYRETNSQAISYTTGVPAMVGAAMMVQGVWRKPGVWNMEQFDPDPFLAELGKRGLPWVETWL is encoded by the coding sequence ATGTCGAAGGTGCTCATCATCGGAGCGGGCGGCGTGGGCCGCGTGGTGGCGCACAAGTGCGCCCAGGCCCCGGAGATCTTCTCCGACATCCTGCTGGCCTCGCGCACGAAATCCAAGTGCGACGCCATCGCCCGGGAGCTGCCCCGGCCCATCCACACCGCAGGGGTGGACGCCGACGACGTCCCCGAACTGGTGGCGCTCATCAAAGACTTCCAGCCCAAGCTCGTGCTCAACGTGGCCCTGCCCTACCAGGACCTGCACATCATGGACGCCTGCCTGGAGACCGGGGTGGACTACCTGGACACCGCCAACTACGAGCCGCCGGACGTTGCCAAGTTCGAGTACAAGTGGCAGTGGGCCTACCAGGAGCGCTTCGAGAAGGCCGGGATCATGGCCCTGCTCGGCTCGGGCTTCGACCCGGGCGTGACCAACGTGTTCACGGCCTACGCCAGGAAGCACCACTTCCGGCGCATGGACACCCTGGACATCATCGACTGCAACGCGGGCGACCACGGTCAGCACTTCGCCACCAACTTCAACCCCGAGATCAACATCCGCGAGGTCACGGCCCGGGGCCGCTACTATGAACACGGCGAGTGGGTGGAGACCGACCCCCTGTCCTTCTCCTGGACCTACGACTTCCCCGAGGGCATCGGGAAAAAGAAGTGCCTGCTCATGTACCACGAAGAGCTGGAGTCCCTGGTCCGGCACTTCCCCGAGATCAAGCGGGCGCGCTTCTGGATGACCTTCTCGGAGAACTATCTCAAGCACCTCCAGGTGCTGGAGAACGTGGGCATGACCCGCATCGACCCCGTGGATTACCGGGGACAGCAGATCGTGCCCCTGCAGTTCCTCAAGGCCGTGCTCCCGGACCCCGGCTCCCTGGGCCCGCTGACCAAGGGCCGCACCTGCATCGGCTGCGTCATCCGGGGCGAGGCCAATGACGGCGGACAGAAGAGTTACTACATCTACCAGATCTGCGACCACGAGGAGGCTTACAGGGAGACCAACTCCCAGGCCATATCCTACACCACGGGCGTCCCGGCCATGGTCGGCGCGGCCATGATGGTCCAGGGAGTCTGGCGCAAGCCGGGCGTCTGGAACATGGAGCAGTTCGACCCCGATCCGTTCCTGGCCGAACTGGGCAAGCGCGGCCTGCCCTGGGTCGAAACCTGGCTGTGA